ACCTGGCGGACACCGACAGCCGCACGGGGCACCCGTACTCCTTCGACACCGCGCTGAACTCGATAGCGAACTACCGCTACCCGACCGACCCGCGCGAGGACCTGGACTACGTCCTCTACCGCAAGGGCAACGCCCGCCCGGCGGGCTGGGAGAACAACGTGGTCCTGGAGCAGTCGGCGCCCTGGACGGTCTCCAGCTGGGGCACCTCCTACACCTACACCAACCTCTCCGACCACTACCCGCTGATCGGACGCTAGGCCCTGTCGTACTGGCCCCGTAGCTGATCGGGTCCTATGTGGCTGGTCGTGGGCTCCTCAGCAGGCACAACGTCCGCCGGAGCCCACACCGGCACCACCCGCACCGTCTTCTGCGCACCCTGCCCCTCGATGCGGGCCAGGTTGACGGCGACGCCGTGCCGGTTGCATCCAAAGGCCGCCTACCGGCCGAGCTCGTCGATCGCGTCCAACGCCAAGCCCCACGGGTACGGCCGCTTCTCCCCGGGGGCGTTCGGCTCGAACCCGGCCGGCCCGTACAGCACCTCCACGCCCATCTCCCGCAGCTCCTCCAAGGACCGGTCCAGGGCTCGGTGTCGGGCGTAGGCCGAGTTCACGCACGGCATTACGGCCATGGGGATCTCCTTACCAATGCCCTCGGCCACGACACCGACGACGAATCGGTCCGTGAGGCCGAGCGCCCACGCGTTCACCGTGTTGAAGGTGGCTGGGGCGACGAGGATCGCGTCCGCCTTCGGCCACACGTCGGGGTCTCCGGGCCTTTTATAGCTACTCCGGACCGGGTGCCCGGTGAGCGCGGCCAGCCCCGGCAGGCTGTCCTTCAGCCAGTCGGCAGCCGTCGGTGTCAGGCCGAGGCATACGTCCCAGCCGCGGCGCTGAGCTTCCTCCACCACCCCGGCGATCTCGAAGACGGGTGGGGCGGCCGAGCAGAGCAGGTACAGAGTCCTCGTCGTCATGGCGCCCGAGCCTATGCAATCGCCCCCGATCCGTGTGGGATCGGGGGCGAAGGCAGACCTGGCGCACGGTGCGCGGGTACGGTCCATGACGACGAGTCTTGGACGGAGAGCCCGTATGCCCGCACCTGACGATGACCACACCGGATCCCGGATTCGGGAGCAGCGGCGCCTTGCCCGCCTGACGCAGCGCGAGTTGGCCGACCGCATCCCGTACAGCCTCAGCCTCCTGAGCCAGGTCGAGTGCGGGGCGCGCGCCGCCACCCAGGGTTTTGTGGCGGCCGTGGCGCATGCGCTGCGAGTGGACTCGTCCAAGCTGACAGGACCCCCCGCTGTGACCGCACTTCCTGCCGATCGGCTGCTCGCGTTGGTCGCCCCGATCCGGGAGGCACTCGACCGGTACGACCTCGGACCGAACCCCGGCCTTGCCGATGTCCGGCCGGTGCCGGAGCTGATTGCCGAGGCAGACACCCTGTGTCAGCAGGTGCGGGCCACGCATCTCCGCGCAGCAGGGAAGGCACTGCCGCGCCTGATTCTGGAGCTGACGCACACCGTCTGCACGACGCCGACAACACCGGCGTGGCAGGCCCTCGCATCGGCGTACCGGACCGCGCACGACGTGGCCTTGAAGCTCGATCACCCGGACCTGGCGCGCGTCGCCCTGGACCGGATGGGCTGGGCCGCCGGCCGGGCGTCGGACCCGTGCCTGGAGGCCGTGCAGCGGTACAAGAGGGCGACGCTGTGGCGGTGTGCCACGTCCGCACCGCTGATCACGTCGGGGCAGGCCCTGCTCGCCGGGGCGACGAGCCGCGAGGCCCTTGCCGTGACCGGGCAACTTCACCTCGGGCTGGCCACGGTGGCCGCGAAGGACGAGGACCGGGCCGCCGTGGAAACGCATCTTGCCGCCGCCCGGGAGTTCGCGGATCGCGTCGGTGGAGAAGCGGGCGACGTGCACTGGCTGAGTTTCGGGCGGGCCAACGTCCGGCTGCACGAACTCGGTACGTCGATCGCGCTGGGCGACTTCGACGATGCCCTCGGCCGGGCCCGCGGGCTGAAGCTGCCGGCGTCGACGCTGACGTCGCGGCGGGCCCGGTATCTCGTGGACCGGGCGCTG
Above is a genomic segment from Streptomyces sp. NBC_01233 containing:
- a CDS encoding flavoprotein codes for the protein MTTRTLYLLCSAAPPVFEIAGVVEEAQRRGWDVCLGLTPTAADWLKDSLPGLAALTGHPVRSSYKRPGDPDVWPKADAILVAPATFNTVNAWALGLTDRFVVGVVAEGIGKEIPMAVMPCVNSAYARHRALDRSLEELREMGVEVLYGPAGFEPNAPGEKRPYPWGLALDAIDELGR
- a CDS encoding helix-turn-helix domain-containing protein; translated protein: MPAPDDDHTGSRIREQRRLARLTQRELADRIPYSLSLLSQVECGARAATQGFVAAVAHALRVDSSKLTGPPAVTALPADRLLALVAPIREALDRYDLGPNPGLADVRPVPELIAEADTLCQQVRATHLRAAGKALPRLILELTHTVCTTPTTPAWQALASAYRTAHDVALKLDHPDLARVALDRMGWAAGRASDPCLEAVQRYKRATLWRCATSAPLITSGQALLAGATSREALAVTGQLHLGLATVAAKDEDRAAVETHLAAAREFADRVGGEAGDVHWLSFGRANVRLHELGTSIALGDFDDALGRARGLKLPASTLTSRRARYLVDRALVEMEAGSAKTSLAYLAEARKVAPEQTRHLPSTRTTIRGLVHMSRRAPEGLGGMARWIGV